AGAGGCGCTGAAAATATTCTAGAAATAGAGTTTACTAATGGTGCAGATAGCAAAAATATTAAATTTACAAATTCAAAAGGGGAACCCATTGCGGTTCCTTCTTTTCCTGGTGAAAATCAAGCACCTGTCATCAAGAAAAATTTTCCAAATCAAACAGTTAAAGCCGGAGAGTCCATTTCTATCTTATTAACCGACTATTTCGCTGACCCTGAAAACAAAGCACTAACTTTTACTTCCACATTAGGAACAATTGAAGGGTCAACATTAAAACTAATGCTTGCAGAAGGGAACCATATTGTAGGAGTAACAGCTTCAGATGGTGCAAAAACCGTCACGGCGAACTTTAGTGTTCTTGTAACCTCTGCAAGTTCACCTACGGATGCTTACTATCTAAATGCATTTGGTAAAGATGGCCAAGCATTAAAAGATGCACTTCATCAAATAATTGATGGTCATACGCAACTTTCATACGATGAAGCATGGGTAGCGCTACGTGAAACGGATGAAGACCCAAATAATAAAAACAATGTAATTTTGTTTTACTCTGGAGTTTCGCGTTCTAAAACCAGTAATGGTGGAAACGTAGGGCAGTGGAATCGAGAACATACATGGGCAAAATCACACGGAGACTTTGGTACATCTAAAGGTCCAGGAACTGATATCCACCATCTACGTCCGACCGATGTACAAGTAAATAGCGCTAGAGGAAATTTAGACTTTGATAATGGGGGAAGCCCTGTTAGTGGATGTAACGGATGTCTTAAATCAGTAAATTCATTTGAACCACCTGATCGTGTAAAAGGTGATGTCGCAAGAATTTTATTTTATATGGCAACACGTTATGAAAAAGGTGACAAAGTAGATTTAGAACTAAATGATAAAGTTAATAACGGCACTGCACCTTTCCATGGTAAGCTTTCAACACTTTTAAAGTGGCATGAGCAAGATCCAGTCGATGAATTCGAACGGAATCGTAATAATGTCATTCAAAAATGGCAAGGAAACCGCAATCCATTTATTGATCACCCAGAGTGGGTAAACTCTATATGGAAAAAAGCAACTACAGCTGAAAAAGCTGCATAATCATTTACCTTCGTTAACAGTAAGTCATCGTTTCCCTATTTTAGAATCGATTTTATGCAATTATGGAAACTAACTACAATTCATTATGAAACCTTCAAAGTGAATACAATACGATAAATTATGTGTAGCTAAATAGGTTAAAATGCCCTCAAAATTCGCTTATGCGTTTGGAGGGCATTTTTGATTGTCTAAAAGAGAAATATTGGATTTTTTTTGGTATAATATCATTAAAACTTTGAGAGCCTAAAGGAAACTACATATATGAGTAAATATCTTTCGTGGTTAGCCGTAATCTTGTGGATGTGCCTAATTTTTTACTTTTCCCACCAACCAGCTACTGCATCAAGTGAATTGAGTACAGGGATTACAGAGTTTATTGAAATAACCGTAGAAAAAGTGGCACCTAACGCAAATTTTATTACTGAAAATTTTCATCATATCGTCAGAAAAAATGCTCATTTTTTTATTTATTTAGTGCTTGGTGTACTTATCTTGCATGCCTTGAAGCTAAACTGGACCGGAAAATATAGAGCGATGGGGATAGCCCTATTTATTTGTGTGCTTTATGCAATGTCCGATGAAGTGCATCAACTATTTGTTCCCGGCAGAGGGGCGCAAGTGAAAGATGTGCTCATAGATAGCGCTGGTGCAACTCTTGGGGTTGTCGTGTATTCGGTTATTAATAGATTAAATTCGCGGATTCTTTGAATGGTATGAAGAGGGAAGTATAACTAGGTAGTGAGGAAGAAGTGCAAATCATCTATACACTTTTCTAAAACATAAGAAAGTATGAATTAAATAATAAAGTCGATAGTAGTCGAAATAGTTTTGCTTCGGCGGCTATTTTTCATTTTCAAAGATTGTTTCAACAAAAGCTTGCTGATTAAAAAGTACAGTTTTTCTACAAACTTATGAATAGAAGGGGGACTGGCGATGAATGTTCGCATCGAATGGATATATAGAACGTCCAAGGGAGCGGAAACCTTTTTTCATTCCGAGGAGATGCCAGCAGCACAGGTTTTGCTGTTTGCGGAAGACATGGGAAGGACTGGACGTGTAAAAAGCATTGTATTCATTGATCGATTTGATAGTAAGTGGTCGCTCAAGGAGTTAAAAGGTTATTTGAAAGGCATCGAAACGGAACCGCATAATGTGAAGGTTTATTTTGATGGAGGCTTTGACCGTGCTACATTTAGCTCGGGATTGGGTTGTGTTATTTATTATGAGCAAAGTGGCAAGTCATACAGACTTCGACGTAATGCTCCTGCTGTCGCACTAACTTCCAATAATGAAGCAGAATATGCCGCATTTTATTTGAGTTTGCAGGAACTTGAGTTATTAGGCGTTCATCATTTGCCGGTTCAGTTTATTGGCGATTCGCAAGTAGTCATTAATCACTTGCGCGAGGACTGGCCCGTGATTGAAAAGGGTTTATCCAACTGGGCAGATCGGATTGAACAGAAGATGAAGGAGCTTGGTTTACAACCGGAATATAACCTGATACCGCGAAAGTTGAATAATGAGGCGGATAGGCTTGCTACTCAGGCTTTGAATGGCATTGAAATCACAGCGGTGAGTGAAGTTTCAGGCGACTTGTGAGATCATTTCCCTTTAGTGAGTTTTTCGATAAATTTAGACTAGATGTTCTCCTCAAAAGCGCATTTTCCTTGTATCGCAAATTCAGTGCCTCATATCGCATGTTCAGTGTCAAGTACCGCAAGATCAAGTTCTCATAACGCAAGTTCAGTGCTGCGTACCGCAAATTAAGTGTTGCATAACGCAAATTCAGTAACTCATATCGCAAGTTCAAATCGTGTAACGCAAATTTAAAATCACTATTTGTTGGGGAAATATTTATTCTTACGTGTTGCAACTGGAAATGCAAGACTAAAACAGAGAAGTCTAAAAAGCCTGTAACTAGGCTTTGCAGACTAGTTACAGGCTTTTTTTTTAGTTAGCAGGAATTTCAGTGTGATTTTCTTGTTTGGCAGGTGAGTCGTTGTTATCTTCTGGTAAAGACTCTTCTGATTTCGGCAGTTTTTTCTGTTGAGATTTTGGGAACGCTTGTTTTGCCTCTGTTTTTGAGTTGCTATCTTGCACGTTTTCATTATAATATTGCACACTTGTCATTGCGCCTTCTTCTACCATACGATTGTCGTCTGGATCGTGTGGATCCGAAAAACCAGCTTTCGTCATTTGTGTCGGTTTATACTTTTTCGAATCCATATAAGAATTGGCTTTTGTTTTTGTATTTTTCAATGTCGTTTTAGCTTTCTCTCTGTTTTCCATTTTTTTTAAATACATAATAGCGAATGCAGCTATACCACCCATTAAAAAAGATCGTTTATTTCCTTTAACCATTCTCATCACTCCCAATTTAGTTAATTACTATAGTTTACCCTCATCAGAAGTCAGTCAAACATATCCATTTGCAAAACTAACTTGTTTTTTGGATTAAACTAGTAATATTAAATGTTTATATGTGAATTTAGCCACACCACCTATATGAAGTAATTTACAACCTTTTTGCACATTGGAAGTTAATCCGAAATATGGTTTAATTATTACAAAGACGTTACTGGTGCCTGGCACCAGTAACGCCTTTGTAATATAATATGAATTTTTTTGGTGAAATATTAATAATGGTAGAGAGGAGAATAAGTATTGAAAAGGTATTTTTCGTTAATTTTTATAGCAGTCTTTATGGTATTTAGCGTTGGAACATCTTCTGTTGAGGCAGATAATGTGAAAATTGACTATGTGGCGTTAGGGGATTCTATAGCATCTGGGCATACACCATATGGGGTAAAGGTAGGTAGAGGTTTCACAGATATAATCAGCGAAGCACTCGCTAAGGAAGGTGTACTTGGTTCGTTTATGAAAGATTTTGCGTCATCTGGTGAAACAAGTGCTGGATTGTTGGAAACATTAAAACGGAATGACGTGCAACAATCACTTAAGGAAGCTGAACTTATTACGATTATAAGCGGAGCCAACGATTTTATTGATGAACTGTATAATCCGGAAGACGAGAGTATGCATGTGGATATTTCCAAGGCAACAGCTCTATTAAATAAAGTAGAAGGTAATCTGGTATCTGCAATACAAAGAGTGAAAGCCTTAAATCCAGACGCAGATATTTATTTGTTCGGGTATTTCTTTCCATTACCGCATTTGAAAGATGCAGATTCCAAAATCCAATTACAGCTTGCTTTTAATATTGTAAATTCAAGGATGGCGAGTATTGCTAAAAATGAGGGGATTCATTTTGTGGATGTTGCTTCTGCATTTGACGCAAAAGGTACTTATTATTTAGAAAATCCACAAGATATTCATCCGAATGAGGCTGGTTATCAAGTTATAGCAGATCAATTTTTCAAATACTACAGCATTCCCTTGAATGGCCCTTTTCCAAACCCAACTCTTGAATGGGGAAAAAAAATTGAGAAAATGGAAATAGTGGAAACCGACAAAAAGTGGATTGTAACGTTAAACAAAAGTGTAGATCCTGCTAGTGTCCAACATTCGGTTTTCGTAGTGAAGGATGGAACCCAGCTTATGAATATAAGCAAAGAAGTATCCAAAGATAATCAGAAACAAATTATCATAACGCCACCAAAACAAGGCTATAAACCGGGATTGTACCAATTGATGATCACCAATAATCTAACTGACCAACTTCGGAAGCCTTTAGAAAATACTGTTTTAGTGACCTTTAAAGTAAAATGATAATGAGCTGAGCCTTCGAATATTCCATTTATTCGAAGGCTCTATTTTATTTGGAGTATTACAGAATTGTTACTGGTGCCTGGCACCCGTAATAATTCTGTAATATGGGGAGGGGTTCATTCATTCGTTTACATAGTGTAAAGTGATAGAGTGAATTACAACTTGGAGGAGAAATTGTAGCATGACAGGAAACACACACATCGTAGGCGGTATTGCAGCAAGTCTTGCTTTTGCACAAATCACAAATTATAATCCGGTCATTTTAGTTGGGGCGGGTATCATTGGCGCATTAATTCCAGATATTTGTCACGGAGGCAGCACAATTGGTAGGAAGTTCCCAATTGTATCGAGATTAGTTAATGGGATTTTTGGCCATCGTTCTTTTACACATAGTTTGGTCTTTTTGTTATTAATGGGGGCTCTTTTACATTCCTTTTTGACGAATGAATCAATTACAGCTGGTATTTTAATCGGAATGAGCAGTCATTTCATCTTAGACATGGCTACTAAAAACGGCATTAAACTTTTATTTCCATTAAAAGTAACAGTACGGTTTCCTCTCACAACTAGAACGGGAGGAGCAGTAGAAAACCTAGTATTTGCTGCATTGTCACTGCTTTCTGTCTATTTTGGATATGAAGCCTTTGCGGGGTATTTTTAAGAAATGAAATGGAGACGTCCTCTTAGAAGGTTTTTCAACATTTTATAAAGACATTCATATAAAGTGGTACTAAAAAAAAATTATCTTCCAAAAATTAAAAGCGCTCCAGTCATATTCGATATGCTTGGAGCGTTTTATTATTGTGATTCTTCGTCACTAGAGTTCTTATGAAAGTAGCATTATGATGGAAAAAATGAAATGAGAAATGGATA
The nucleotide sequence above comes from Psychrobacillus glaciei. Encoded proteins:
- a CDS encoding VanZ family protein, with the protein product MSKYLSWLAVILWMCLIFYFSHQPATASSELSTGITEFIEITVEKVAPNANFITENFHHIVRKNAHFFIYLVLGVLILHALKLNWTGKYRAMGIALFICVLYAMSDEVHQLFVPGRGAQVKDVLIDSAGATLGVVVYSVINRLNSRIL
- a CDS encoding ribonuclease H family protein; translation: MNVRIEWIYRTSKGAETFFHSEEMPAAQVLLFAEDMGRTGRVKSIVFIDRFDSKWSLKELKGYLKGIETEPHNVKVYFDGGFDRATFSSGLGCVIYYEQSGKSYRLRRNAPAVALTSNNEAEYAAFYLSLQELELLGVHHLPVQFIGDSQVVINHLREDWPVIEKGLSNWADRIEQKMKELGLQPEYNLIPRKLNNEADRLATQALNGIEITAVSEVSGDL
- a CDS encoding SGNH/GDSL hydrolase family protein, whose protein sequence is MKRYFSLIFIAVFMVFSVGTSSVEADNVKIDYVALGDSIASGHTPYGVKVGRGFTDIISEALAKEGVLGSFMKDFASSGETSAGLLETLKRNDVQQSLKEAELITIISGANDFIDELYNPEDESMHVDISKATALLNKVEGNLVSAIQRVKALNPDADIYLFGYFFPLPHLKDADSKIQLQLAFNIVNSRMASIAKNEGIHFVDVASAFDAKGTYYLENPQDIHPNEAGYQVIADQFFKYYSIPLNGPFPNPTLEWGKKIEKMEIVETDKKWIVTLNKSVDPASVQHSVFVVKDGTQLMNISKEVSKDNQKQIIITPPKQGYKPGLYQLMITNNLTDQLRKPLENTVLVTFKVK
- a CDS encoding metal-dependent hydrolase, translating into MTGNTHIVGGIAASLAFAQITNYNPVILVGAGIIGALIPDICHGGSTIGRKFPIVSRLVNGIFGHRSFTHSLVFLLLMGALLHSFLTNESITAGILIGMSSHFILDMATKNGIKLLFPLKVTVRFPLTTRTGGAVENLVFAALSLLSVYFGYEAFAGYF